Proteins from a genomic interval of Rubinisphaera italica:
- the ectB gene encoding diaminobutyrate--2-oxoglutarate transaminase: MEIFERLESNVRGYCRSFPTVFHTAKGAALVNENGDKYIDFFAGAGALNYGHNPEVLKQKLIEYLTSDGVLHALDMSTTAKRRFLEKFEELILQPRNMDYKIMFPGPTGTNAVEAALKLARKVTGRHNIISFTNGFHGMTLGSLALTGNSGKRAGAGVPLNNVTHMPFCDYLGTEADTIAALERFLEDSSSGVDLPAAFILETVQAEGGVNIGTRSWLQALSDLARRYNVLLIIDDIQVGCGRTGPFFSFEPFDLKPDIICLSKSLSGYGLPMALTLVKPELDIFEPGEHNGTFRGHNAAFVTAAAALEQFWQDDSLTRKVNRNARQVRDALLDIAANHDAEVRGRGMIQGIEFADASIASAISQEAFKRGLIIETAGPNDEVIKTLPPLTISDEQLSRGLQILAESTIAVTTKEPELVS; encoded by the coding sequence ATGGAAATTTTTGAACGACTTGAAAGTAACGTACGCGGATACTGCCGTAGTTTTCCGACGGTATTTCACACAGCCAAAGGTGCCGCTCTGGTGAATGAAAATGGCGACAAATACATCGACTTCTTTGCCGGTGCCGGGGCGTTGAACTACGGACATAATCCTGAAGTACTCAAACAAAAACTCATTGAATATCTCACCAGCGATGGCGTGCTGCATGCTCTAGACATGTCGACGACGGCAAAACGTAGATTTCTGGAAAAGTTTGAGGAACTGATTTTGCAGCCTCGCAATATGGACTACAAAATCATGTTCCCCGGTCCGACCGGAACTAATGCCGTGGAAGCGGCATTGAAGCTGGCTCGAAAGGTGACAGGGCGACATAACATCATTTCATTTACAAATGGTTTCCATGGAATGACGCTAGGGTCGCTCGCGTTGACCGGCAATAGTGGCAAGCGAGCCGGTGCAGGTGTGCCGCTCAATAATGTCACCCACATGCCGTTTTGCGATTATCTGGGGACAGAAGCCGATACGATTGCCGCTCTGGAAAGATTTCTCGAAGACTCCAGCAGCGGCGTGGACCTGCCAGCGGCTTTCATCCTTGAAACTGTGCAGGCTGAAGGTGGCGTGAATATCGGGACAAGAAGCTGGCTGCAGGCTTTGTCCGATCTTGCTCGGCGTTACAATGTCCTGTTAATTATCGACGATATCCAAGTCGGGTGTGGTCGCACGGGGCCATTTTTCAGCTTTGAACCATTTGATCTCAAGCCCGATATTATTTGTCTGTCCAAGTCGCTCTCCGGCTACGGTTTACCAATGGCCCTAACGCTGGTGAAACCAGAGTTAGACATCTTTGAGCCTGGGGAACACAACGGAACATTCCGTGGACACAATGCCGCATTTGTCACTGCGGCAGCTGCACTGGAACAGTTCTGGCAAGATGATTCCCTCACACGCAAAGTCAATCGCAATGCTCGTCAGGTGAGAGATGCTTTGCTCGATATCGCTGCCAATCACGATGCAGAAGTGCGCGGTCGCGGCATGATTCAAGGGATCGAATTTGCAGACGCCAGCATCGCCTCGGCGATCTCTCAAGAGGCATTTAAGAGGGGGCTGATTATTGAAACCGCTGGTCCAAACGATGAAGTGATTAAGACATTGCCACCACTCACGATTTCAGATGAGCAACTCAGTCGTGGACTGCAAATCCTGGCAGAGAGTACGATTGCTGTTACGACAAAGGAACCGGAATTGGTCAGTTGA
- the ectA gene encoding diaminobutyrate acetyltransferase produces MGDHIISVESEKPAAILRTPTTKDAPQIWRLVEESGVLDPNSSYLYLLLCRDFADTCLVACHGKNVVGFVTAYRMPHDPSTLFVWQIGVAPEAQRQGIAMKLLQELIERCGSTSIKAIEATVAPSNIASQRLFESLAQSHGVQLIEKPEDGFDASDFPPGDHEAEPRIRVEFSNAAEV; encoded by the coding sequence GTGGGTGACCATATTATTTCAGTAGAGTCTGAGAAACCAGCAGCAATATTACGTACACCAACAACTAAAGACGCTCCTCAAATCTGGCGGCTTGTCGAAGAATCGGGGGTGTTGGACCCTAATTCTTCGTATCTCTATCTCTTATTGTGTCGAGACTTTGCAGACACCTGCCTGGTCGCCTGTCACGGTAAGAATGTTGTGGGATTTGTGACGGCTTATCGAATGCCACACGATCCGAGCACCTTATTTGTTTGGCAGATTGGAGTGGCTCCAGAAGCACAACGGCAAGGGATTGCAATGAAACTGCTCCAAGAATTGATTGAACGTTGCGGTTCCACTTCGATCAAGGCAATCGAGGCGACAGTTGCACCATCGAACATTGCTTCGCAGCGACTTTTTGAATCGCTTGCTCAGTCACATGGCGTCCAACTCATCGAAAAACCTGAGGATGGTTTTGACGCCAGCGATTTTCCTCCGGGCGATCATGAAGCAGAACCGCGGATACGCGTCGAGTTTTCGAATGCTGCAGAGGTATGA
- a CDS encoding sodium/proline symporter, translating into MTIVVVSFLFFLGVFVVIGLSSARARKSTTDDYLLANRSVPPWLAALSAVATNNSGFMFIGQIAYSYRVGIESIWMMIGWIVGDFIAWLLVHPRVRRESERLDVATVPALLGTSNSREKRVVIILAGLMTFVLLGVYAAAQLKAGSTALQALFGWKPEVGAIIGAVIVVLYCFSGGIRASIWTDAAQSFVMILAMVTLLITASFQVGTPVDVWNNLSQQDPELVRWFPRNLKFGFAMYLLGMTFGGFGAIGQPHILVRFMTIRSVDEIQRARMIYFLWFIPFFIASIAVGLYARAYMPDLLNIPLTAGMTESQATELAMPEMARRLLPDVLIGLTLAGLFSATMSTADSQILVCSGSITQDINPRWKNSYLASKLATLAVAGLALIIALFAGQGVFSLVLIAWSALGAGLGPALMLRLLGVELSSLTITLMMSAGVGTVIAWNTIGYDGDVFKLLPGMLASFLMWPIGSIFGSYMFQEKPETT; encoded by the coding sequence GTGACAATTGTTGTTGTCAGTTTTTTGTTCTTTCTGGGAGTTTTTGTTGTCATCGGACTCTCTTCTGCTCGTGCACGAAAAAGTACCACTGATGACTATCTGCTGGCAAATCGCAGTGTTCCTCCCTGGTTGGCTGCGTTGTCAGCCGTTGCTACTAATAACAGCGGGTTCATGTTCATTGGACAGATCGCCTACTCCTATCGGGTTGGCATTGAGTCGATTTGGATGATGATTGGCTGGATTGTGGGTGACTTTATCGCCTGGTTACTGGTACATCCGCGTGTTCGACGTGAATCCGAGCGACTTGATGTGGCAACAGTTCCTGCACTTCTGGGAACTTCTAACAGCAGAGAGAAGCGAGTTGTTATCATTCTTGCAGGACTGATGACCTTTGTATTACTCGGCGTTTATGCAGCCGCTCAGCTCAAAGCAGGCAGTACTGCCCTGCAAGCGCTATTCGGCTGGAAGCCAGAAGTCGGAGCGATTATCGGGGCCGTTATTGTTGTCCTTTACTGTTTTTCGGGTGGAATCCGAGCTTCCATCTGGACTGATGCCGCTCAGTCGTTTGTTATGATTCTGGCGATGGTCACTTTGCTGATCACTGCAAGTTTTCAAGTCGGCACGCCTGTTGATGTCTGGAATAATCTGTCTCAGCAGGATCCTGAACTGGTGAGGTGGTTTCCAAGAAATCTGAAATTCGGATTTGCAATGTATCTGCTCGGTATGACGTTTGGTGGTTTCGGAGCGATTGGTCAACCACATATTCTCGTGCGGTTTATGACTATTCGTTCTGTGGATGAAATTCAACGTGCTCGCATGATTTATTTCCTCTGGTTTATTCCTTTCTTCATTGCGAGCATAGCAGTCGGACTTTACGCACGGGCCTATATGCCAGACTTGCTGAATATCCCATTAACAGCAGGTATGACTGAATCGCAGGCGACAGAACTTGCCATGCCGGAAATGGCACGCCGACTTTTGCCGGATGTTCTGATTGGCTTGACGTTGGCAGGGCTATTTTCAGCAACCATGTCTACCGCAGATTCACAAATTCTCGTCTGTTCGGGATCGATCACACAAGACATTAATCCCCGTTGGAAGAATTCTTATCTGGCATCCAAACTGGCAACTCTCGCGGTTGCCGGCCTCGCCCTTATCATAGCATTATTTGCAGGGCAGGGAGTCTTTTCTCTTGTACTGATCGCCTGGTCCGCCCTCGGAGCCGGTCTCGGCCCTGCGTTAATGCTGCGTCTGCTCGGCGTCGAACTCTCATCGTTAACGATTACATTAATGATGTCAGCTGGTGTTGGAACTGTGATTGCGTGGAACACAATCGGTTATGATGGAGATGTCTTCAAGCTCCTGCCCGGTATGCTCGCGTCATTCCTGATGTGGCCCATCGGCTCAATATTCGGCTCCTACATGTTTCAAGAGAAACCAGAGACGACTTAA
- a CDS encoding succinate dehydrogenase/fumarate reductase iron-sulfur subunit, with protein sequence MELNLRIWRQDGPDTPGQLVNYHLNNADPGMSFLEMLDAVNEQLINNGQRVIEFDHDCREGICGSCGMVINGRPHGPAQGSSTCQLHMRSFQNGDQITIEPFRASAFPIIRDLKVDRSAFDRIIDSGGYISTNIAAAPEANSILISKDEASHAFDAAACIGCGACVASCKNASAALFTSAKVTHLVNLPQGKVERSTRVVQMVNQMDTEGFGACSFTEACEAVCPQQISVSHIAQMNWEYNRAKLGM encoded by the coding sequence ATGGAACTGAATTTGAGAATTTGGCGTCAGGACGGACCTGACACCCCGGGCCAGTTGGTCAATTATCATTTGAACAACGCGGATCCTGGCATGTCGTTTCTGGAAATGCTGGACGCGGTGAACGAGCAACTGATCAACAACGGACAACGTGTCATCGAATTCGATCATGATTGTCGGGAAGGAATTTGTGGATCCTGTGGAATGGTCATTAACGGACGACCACATGGACCCGCTCAGGGAAGCAGCACCTGCCAATTGCACATGCGATCATTCCAAAATGGTGATCAAATCACGATTGAGCCATTTCGCGCTTCAGCGTTCCCGATCATTCGCGACCTGAAGGTCGACCGGTCTGCCTTTGATCGTATCATCGATTCGGGCGGTTACATTTCGACAAACATCGCCGCGGCACCAGAGGCAAACTCAATTTTGATCAGCAAAGACGAAGCAAGTCATGCGTTTGATGCAGCAGCCTGCATTGGGTGTGGAGCTTGTGTGGCAAGTTGCAAGAACGCCTCGGCAGCCTTATTCACTTCCGCGAAGGTGACACATCTCGTGAATTTGCCTCAAGGGAAAGTCGAACGCTCCACACGGGTTGTGCAGATGGTCAATCAAATGGATACTGAAGGCTTTGGGGCCTGCTCATTCACCGAAGCTTGCGAAGCAGTCTGCCCACAGCAGATCAGTGTCAGTCACATCGCACAGATGAACTGGGAATACAACCGCGCAAAACTAGGAATGTAA
- a CDS encoding fumarate reductase/succinate dehydrogenase flavoprotein subunit, whose amino-acid sequence MLDAKIPNGPIEKKWSEYQATCALVNAANRKKMTVIVIGSGLAGGGAAAALGELGYHVKLFCFHDSTRRAHSVAAQGGVNAAKNYQNDGDNVYRMFYDAIKGGDYRSREANVYRMAELSVRLIDTCVAQGVPFAREYGGSLGNRSFGGVQVERTFYAQGQTGQQLLMGTNSAIARQVKAGRIERFSRHEMLDLVVKNGRAIGVIVRDAITGEIERHAAHAIVLGTGGYAKIYYLSTMAMGCNATAAWKAHKRGAFLANPSFVQVHPTSLPALGKHQSKLTLMSESLRNDGRIWVPARSGDDRSPEKIPDSERDYYLERKYPAFGNLTPRDIAARAAKEQIDAGHGVGPMRNAVFLDFRDAIAQHGRETIQSRYGNLFGMYQKITGIDAYVTPMLIAPSPHFTMGGLWVDYELMTTLEGLYACGECNFADHGSNRLGANSLLQACVDGYFILPSTIGNFLSSRIKEPLSPTDGPEFDQAESKTREDIQKLLSIKGSQPVDYFHRTLGATLWDCCGISRSRESLNRGIEQIRELREQFWNDVNITGGAHEPNSELEKATRVMDFLELGELMCIDALHREESCGAHFREEYQTKEGESLRNDEGFGYVSAWQHRAEGEPILHKEPLSFEAVNVMTRNYK is encoded by the coding sequence ATGCTGGACGCAAAAATTCCCAACGGACCAATCGAAAAGAAATGGAGCGAGTATCAAGCGACCTGCGCGCTGGTGAACGCTGCCAATCGCAAAAAAATGACCGTAATTGTGATTGGTTCCGGATTGGCTGGTGGTGGTGCAGCCGCCGCACTTGGTGAGCTGGGGTACCACGTCAAGTTATTCTGCTTTCACGACAGCACTCGTCGTGCCCACTCGGTCGCCGCACAGGGTGGCGTTAATGCCGCAAAGAATTATCAAAATGATGGTGATAATGTCTATCGCATGTTTTACGACGCCATCAAAGGCGGCGATTATCGTTCCCGTGAAGCCAATGTTTACAGAATGGCCGAGCTGTCCGTCCGTTTGATCGATACCTGTGTAGCACAGGGTGTTCCCTTTGCACGAGAGTACGGAGGTTCGCTTGGCAACCGCTCATTTGGCGGCGTGCAGGTTGAGCGGACTTTCTATGCTCAGGGACAGACTGGCCAGCAATTGTTGATGGGCACGAACTCAGCGATTGCGAGGCAGGTTAAGGCAGGACGAATTGAACGATTCAGTCGCCACGAAATGCTAGATCTTGTTGTTAAGAATGGTCGGGCCATTGGCGTGATCGTCCGTGACGCGATTACAGGTGAAATCGAAAGGCACGCTGCACACGCCATTGTGCTGGGTACGGGCGGATATGCAAAGATTTATTATCTTTCGACAATGGCCATGGGCTGTAATGCGACGGCCGCCTGGAAGGCACACAAGCGAGGCGCCTTTCTTGCCAACCCAAGTTTCGTGCAGGTCCACCCGACCAGTCTTCCGGCCCTGGGAAAACATCAGTCAAAGCTGACGTTGATGTCGGAATCTTTACGAAATGATGGCCGCATCTGGGTACCTGCCAGGTCAGGTGACGATCGATCGCCGGAAAAGATTCCTGATAGTGAACGGGACTACTATTTGGAGCGAAAATATCCTGCGTTTGGGAATTTGACTCCACGGGATATTGCTGCACGCGCTGCCAAGGAGCAAATCGATGCTGGACACGGAGTGGGGCCGATGCGAAATGCCGTATTCCTGGATTTTCGCGATGCGATTGCCCAACATGGCCGAGAAACAATCCAGTCTCGATACGGAAATTTGTTTGGTATGTACCAGAAAATCACAGGTATCGATGCTTATGTCACGCCGATGCTGATCGCTCCCTCGCCACATTTCACTATGGGCGGGCTTTGGGTCGATTACGAATTGATGACAACACTTGAAGGCTTGTATGCCTGTGGTGAATGTAACTTTGCTGATCATGGATCGAATCGGCTGGGGGCCAATTCACTTCTGCAGGCCTGCGTCGATGGTTACTTTATCCTGCCAAGTACCATTGGGAATTTTCTTTCCAGCCGCATCAAGGAGCCTTTGTCCCCCACCGATGGCCCCGAATTTGATCAAGCCGAATCGAAAACCAGGGAAGATATTCAGAAACTACTCTCTATCAAAGGCAGTCAACCGGTTGATTATTTTCACCGCACCCTCGGTGCAACCCTGTGGGATTGTTGTGGAATCAGTCGCAGTCGCGAGAGTTTGAACCGCGGAATTGAACAGATCCGCGAATTGCGGGAGCAATTCTGGAATGACGTCAATATCACGGGCGGTGCGCATGAGCCGAATAGTGAGCTTGAAAAAGCGACGCGGGTCATGGACTTCCTGGAACTCGGAGAGCTGATGTGTATTGATGCACTTCACCGGGAAGAATCCTGTGGAGCACATTTTCGAGAAGAGTATCAAACAAAAGAAGGCGAGTCGTTGAGAAATGACGAAGGATTTGGTTACGTCTCGGCATGGCAACATCGTGCAGAGGGGGAACCGATTCTGCATAAAGAACCACTCTCTTTTGAAGCGGTCAACGTGATGACTCGGAATTACAAATAA
- a CDS encoding succinate dehydrogenase cytochrome b subunit, which produces MRLSSIAYKTVMAISGLFLCLFLTVHLLGNLALFFPESVARTTFNAYADFLTHLPPIKIAAYLTYFAVLLHVAFAFTLTKRNRASAGQRYAYRGSVNTTSWYTRWMGVMGGILLLFIIIHMWNFWYPYKYGHDIALDANGKKDLYGIVVTSFASLTCVLFYVLAMVALGLHLYQGLHNGLRSLGLYHNRYSVWSRRLSKVFAIIVSVIFALMPIYIYLRG; this is translated from the coding sequence ATGCGTTTATCATCGATCGCGTATAAGACCGTGATGGCCATTAGCGGATTATTTCTCTGTCTCTTTCTGACGGTTCATTTACTGGGCAATTTGGCTTTGTTCTTTCCGGAATCGGTAGCCCGCACCACATTCAATGCTTACGCAGATTTTCTGACGCATTTGCCACCCATCAAGATTGCAGCGTATTTGACATACTTTGCAGTGCTGTTGCATGTGGCGTTTGCGTTTACACTCACAAAGAGGAATCGAGCATCGGCAGGTCAGCGTTACGCCTACAGAGGGAGCGTCAACACGACGAGTTGGTACACACGGTGGATGGGCGTCATGGGAGGCATCCTGTTACTGTTTATCATCATCCACATGTGGAATTTCTGGTATCCATACAAATACGGGCATGATATTGCCTTGGATGCCAACGGTAAGAAGGATTTGTATGGAATTGTGGTTACATCGTTTGCGAGTCTGACCTGTGTTTTATTTTATGTATTAGCGATGGTTGCCCTGGGCTTGCATCTTTACCAGGGACTTCACAACGGCCTGCGATCGCTGGGACTGTATCACAATCGCTATTCCGTGTGGTCGCGGCGGCTGAGTAAAGTTTTCGCGATTATTGTTTCCGTTATCTTTGCGTTAATGCCGATCTACATCTATTTAAGAGGTTGA
- a CDS encoding beta-galactosidase trimerization domain-containing protein, translating to MWNAQNQLLRVWIALCFFSLQSLQVRADDIYLTYIETAPEFKSVPQRREMLTDQWKTWLYMPWRYRWTIGTNAAGGKFSRNYGIHGGFVDSGSGPFEWLNQWDLKFYHDHAAGKGLLYLRGANSKSNFAQFQRDGLAIRSGTDGPQPLTIKWQRELEDRIRRNITNVKQNSKLCVAHALDDEISWGAFVTPLAWRINEDDEAYQQWLTFYYGGENVPQAQFVTPDFTYPQLSGQLNELNFAPLLDRITYNDSVWSNSIGNLVKTCNKYDPDTPAGFVGGQSPSIWGGYDYAKLMKKVQFIESYNLGSSTEIIRSFNPDNMIPVVTTHFHKPELTSANDIWQAWYYLAHGNRGMIGWVDGWFDGETPKSWLDDVKPTFNELTTIQGKKVVGAKWIHDGVAIYYSHPSIQVSWLLDAEAHRKTWVNRGSDHRLGTSHNVRKAWENLLTDSGLQYNFVSYEEVITEGVPDEYKVLILPACYALSDIEAQRISEFAVRGGTVIADFACGLFDQHGNGRSSGVLDELFGVKHDGTERAADFFGDRLWVETDQDAGFSYNTYREFFGTIKSPIEDGYAKAERKLPTHTVRTVGQGKAVYVNLSPQRYLQDREEETATDATRMPFLQHVSGAGVEPWVTVLDENRKRPANLELTYWNKNGRTLLFVIQNVSVGGDSLGGGGAQGLKKEKTTLNIEFTEPVRNAINERTDEKLGNGKSFSVLLNSAEAVMISFDSE from the coding sequence ATGTGGAATGCTCAGAATCAACTTTTACGAGTCTGGATTGCATTGTGTTTCTTTTCACTTCAGTCGCTCCAGGTGCGAGCCGACGACATATATTTGACGTACATCGAGACAGCACCCGAATTCAAATCCGTCCCGCAACGGCGAGAGATGCTGACCGATCAGTGGAAAACGTGGCTGTACATGCCGTGGCGATATCGCTGGACAATCGGCACGAACGCGGCCGGCGGTAAGTTTTCACGCAATTATGGTATTCATGGAGGATTTGTAGACAGCGGATCAGGCCCCTTTGAGTGGCTGAATCAGTGGGATCTGAAATTTTACCATGACCACGCGGCTGGTAAAGGGTTGCTGTATTTGAGGGGAGCGAACAGCAAATCCAATTTCGCTCAGTTTCAGCGCGACGGGCTGGCAATTCGTTCCGGGACCGATGGTCCACAGCCGTTGACTATCAAATGGCAGCGGGAGTTGGAAGATCGCATCAGACGAAACATTACAAATGTGAAACAAAATAGCAAACTGTGCGTTGCGCACGCACTGGATGATGAAATTTCGTGGGGGGCGTTTGTGACGCCGCTGGCGTGGCGAATCAATGAGGATGACGAAGCGTATCAACAGTGGTTGACTTTTTACTATGGAGGGGAAAATGTACCTCAAGCCCAATTTGTGACACCCGATTTCACGTATCCGCAGCTTTCAGGCCAACTCAACGAACTGAATTTCGCCCCACTACTGGATCGAATCACATACAACGATTCGGTCTGGAGTAACTCGATTGGCAATCTCGTAAAAACCTGTAATAAATACGACCCCGACACGCCGGCTGGATTTGTCGGCGGGCAGTCTCCGAGCATTTGGGGCGGATATGATTACGCCAAGCTCATGAAGAAAGTGCAGTTCATTGAATCGTACAATCTGGGGTCGTCAACGGAAATCATTCGGTCGTTCAATCCTGACAACATGATTCCAGTGGTGACGACGCATTTTCACAAGCCGGAGCTGACTTCGGCCAATGACATCTGGCAGGCGTGGTATTATCTGGCGCATGGCAACCGTGGCATGATTGGCTGGGTCGATGGCTGGTTTGACGGCGAAACACCCAAGTCCTGGCTCGACGATGTTAAACCGACGTTCAACGAGTTGACAACAATCCAGGGCAAGAAGGTTGTCGGTGCGAAATGGATTCACGATGGTGTAGCAATTTATTACTCGCACCCGTCGATTCAGGTTTCATGGTTATTGGACGCTGAGGCACATCGTAAAACGTGGGTCAATCGTGGCAGCGACCATCGTCTCGGTACATCACACAATGTACGGAAAGCGTGGGAGAATCTGCTCACGGATTCTGGTCTGCAGTACAATTTTGTGTCCTATGAGGAAGTCATTACCGAGGGTGTGCCTGACGAATACAAGGTCTTGATTCTGCCAGCCTGTTATGCACTGTCGGATATTGAAGCACAGCGAATCTCTGAGTTTGCTGTGCGGGGCGGTACTGTGATTGCCGATTTTGCCTGCGGACTGTTCGACCAGCACGGCAATGGTCGCAGCAGTGGTGTGCTTGATGAACTGTTCGGCGTGAAACATGATGGCACCGAACGGGCTGCGGATTTTTTCGGTGATCGGCTCTGGGTGGAAACCGATCAGGATGCCGGCTTCAGTTATAATACGTACCGTGAGTTTTTTGGGACGATCAAATCGCCAATAGAGGATGGCTATGCCAAAGCGGAGCGGAAATTGCCGACCCATACGGTGCGAACTGTCGGACAAGGCAAAGCTGTCTACGTGAATCTGTCACCGCAGCGTTATCTACAAGACAGGGAAGAGGAGACCGCGACCGACGCTACTCGTATGCCGTTTCTCCAGCATGTCTCGGGTGCTGGTGTTGAACCGTGGGTCACAGTACTTGACGAAAACCGAAAACGACCGGCGAACCTGGAGTTGACCTACTGGAACAAAAATGGTCGGACGTTACTTTTTGTGATTCAGAACGTATCGGTTGGTGGTGACAGTTTGGGGGGCGGAGGTGCTCAGGGGCTCAAAAAGGAAAAAACCACATTGAATATTGAATTCACAGAACCGGTACGAAACGCAATCAATGAGCGAACGGATGAAAAACTTGGCAATGGCAAGTCATTTTCCGTCCTGCTCAATTCCGCTGAAGCGGTGATGATAAGTTTTGACAGCGAATGA
- a CDS encoding cupin domain-containing protein — MIFPHKVDKIWGYEIWFANDEIQNYCGKELGFEMGHRCSMHRHFIKDEVFFISQGRFQIEFGYKDDKSDHQVQILSKGERFHVPVGLWHRMTAISPHHQYSTIIEVSTFHRDDDVERLEMGGPSPHATVLHSSLHDV, encoded by the coding sequence ATGATATTTCCACACAAGGTTGACAAAATCTGGGGATACGAAATCTGGTTTGCAAATGATGAAATTCAAAATTACTGTGGCAAAGAGTTAGGCTTTGAAATGGGGCATAGATGCAGTATGCATCGACATTTCATCAAAGATGAAGTGTTTTTTATATCCCAGGGACGTTTTCAAATAGAGTTTGGATACAAGGACGACAAGAGTGACCACCAGGTTCAGATTTTATCCAAAGGGGAACGATTTCACGTACCGGTTGGTCTTTGGCATCGAATGACAGCAATTTCTCCTCACCATCAGTACTCAACGATAATCGAAGTCTCGACCTTTCATCGTGATGATGATGTTGAACGATTAGAAATGGGTGGCCCCAGTCCCCATGCAACAGTGCTTCATTCATCTTTACATGACGTGTAG